A region of the Pseudomonas silesiensis genome:
CACTACGTTCCGGTAAAACCCTGGTGCGAGCTGATCATCAAGCAACAGATGCCTTTGGCGGTTGCTGGAGATTGGCATGGCATGAGCTTGTTGTTTCCGATGGAACGGCTGTTTGAGCGCTATGTAGCTGCGAGTCTTGGCAGGGATTTGCAGGGCGATGCACAACTTCAAACTCAATCCCGCAGTGAGTATTTGTGTCAGCACAAAGGCAAAAATTTCTTCCAGCTACGGCCGGACCTGATGGTTCACCATCAACAAAAGAGTTGGGTGCTGGACACAAAATGGAAGCGGTTGAATTCATCCGCTGAGGATATAAGTTACGGTCTGAAGCAGTCCGACTTTTATCAGTTGTTTGCTTATGGCCACAAATACCTCGCGGGCGAGGGGGAGTTGGTGCTGATTTACCCCAGACGATCCGCATTTGACGCGCCGCTGCAGGTATTCGAGTTCGCTCCGCGGCTCGCACTTTGGGTACTGCCGTTTGATATGGAACGTGGCGTATTGTTAGGAGCTCCTGAAGGGTTCCCGCTTCACTCTCAACAACAGCAATCGGCGTGACACTCAACGTTCCCAATCAAACGGGTGCAGAAAGCTGCACCCATCTTTAACGGCTTTCTAAAATAGAAATAGCCGTGAAGCTTTCCTCCACCAGGATGTTTGATGTTGGGTCGGCAGGATGCAAGGCATGTCCCGCATCCGAATCCATGGTTCATTCCGCCAATGCAGCAAACTCAGTTGCATCTGTGGCCAATCCAAAACGCTCAAGGTCGGCCGCTCAACTGCCCGCGATGGTCTTGCGTCACGCAGTGCAGCTACGACCTGATGCGTCAGCCATTCGCGTAGTGAGCGATATTCCGGGCAATAGTGATAAATCAGTAATGCATACACGCCCGATTCGCTGAGCATCAGTCGCTCCTCTGCTACTCCGTGAGCATGCACCAACAACATCCGTCGCTGATCTATATCGAGTTTTCGGGACATTCGCTCATCCAAATACTTGCCCATCAGCCGCCCTATATCACGCGCGCAAAACCAGGCTTGGTTTTCGAATAGTAGGGCGTGGAGATGAATGTCGTGGCGAGTGAATGGGGTGGATGCGAGAGGCTCCCACTCGTCGTTCATTGGTGTGGGTAAACTTTTAGATGTGAGTTGAGTAGACATAATCCGTGACCTCTACGTATTAAGGGGGCAGGGCTCTAGACCCAACGTAGAGTGGAATTAAGAAATCCCAACGAGCAAAGCCGTCACCTTCGAACGACAAACCACCATAGGGTGACGTGCGCATCTGTGTGATCGACCAAGCTTTCTACGTTGGGCGTTTCTTAGGCGCCTGCAATGAAGCTTAGAGGTGCTTTGATGGGGCATCAACGCGGAAGCAGCTGTAATTTTTGTAGGAATTTTGACGTCGTAGCGTAGGGATGAAAAAAGCATTTTT
Encoded here:
- a CDS encoding Bro-N domain-containing protein, with amino-acid sequence MSTQLTSKSLPTPMNDEWEPLASTPFTRHDIHLHALLFENQAWFCARDIGRLMGKYLDERMSRKLDIDQRRMLLVHAHGVAEERLMLSESGVYALLIYHYCPEYRSLREWLTHQVVAALRDARPSRAVERPTLSVLDWPQMQLSLLHWRNEPWIRMRDMPCILPTQHQTSWWRKASRLFLF